GAGGTCCATCGTCCGCCATCTCCCGGTCATCCGCAGGTTCCTGCACGAGGTGTGCTCCGGTGGCACCGCCGCCCTGTGTAAGATCAGCCAAGAGGACGTGATCCGCTACATTGAGCGCCACGCCCAGGATTGGAGTCAGGCAAGGCGATGCGCTGGTCGTTGCGCGCCTTTCTCCGTTGCCTCCACCATCGGGGGCTGAACGCCCTTGGCGGATTGCGTTCCATCGATGTGACGATGGAAGCTCGCAACTCTGCCGGAGCTATCTGCCTGCCGCTCAGGTGCGGAAGGCTCTCGACGGTTGCGACCGAGGGACGGTGATGGGACGGCGCGACTACGCCATTCTGTTGTTGCTGGCCAAGCTCGGCCTGCGGGCCGACGAGGTCGCGACGCTCAGCCTTGATGATATCGACTGGCGCGCCAGCGAGATACTCGTTCGCGCCAAGGGCCGACAGCGCGCTCGGAGCCGATACCGCCAGACGTTGGCGCGGCCATCGTTGCATATCTCCGCAATGGCCGGCCAAAGTCGCCGTGCCGACGGTTGTTCGTCCGTACGCTCGCGCCACACGTCGGCTTTGCTTCCGGATGTGCGATCACCATGATCGCCAAGGCCGCTCTCGATCGCGTTGGAATCGAAGGTTGCGCCCACCGCGCGCCCATATCTTCCGACACAGTCTCGCGACCGAGCTTCTCCGATCTGGGCGCGACCTTGTCGGAAATCGGACAGTTGCTGCGGCACGAGAACCACGACACCACCCGGATTTACGCGAAGGTCGACCTCGATGCGTTCAGAACATTGAGCCTGCCCTGACCGGGAGGCATGCAATGACCAATCTGCGCGCCGCGCTTGATAAGTCCCTGAGCATGCGCAAGGGTTTGGATACAAGTACGAGCACCAGACCAGTCGGCTCGCTGACTTCGTCGCCTTCATGGCGAAGCGCAATGCCAGGAGCATCACGACGATGCTGGCCATGGAATGGGCAACGCTGCCGCCCGATCCTGGGCGCTGCGATTGAGCGACGTGCGCGGGTCCGCGCGCCATGTCGCCAACTTCGATCTGAGACCGGAGGTGCCGCCCGTCGGCTGCCCGGATGGAAGCGCGCCAAGCCCCATGTTTACAGCGACGCGGAGATCGCGTTGCAACAGGAGCGCTGGCTCTGCCGCCAGCGGACGGGCTGCGCCGATGGACCTACCGTGACCTGTTCGGGCTGATCGCGGTGACAGGCATGCGTATATCCGAGGCGATGGGCCTGGAGCGCGGTGACGTCGACCTCGACGCCGGCGTGCTGACGGTCCGGCTAACGAAGTTCGGCAAGTCGCGGCTCGTACCATTGCATCCGAAACGAGAACCGCGCTGCGCGACTACGCCCACTGGCGCGATGCGCGGCTCAGATCACGCTGCGGCTCGACCTTCTTCGTTGCTGAACAGGGAGGCCGCTTGCTGCACCAGTACGTTCATCGCGTCTTCCGGCGATTGTCCAGAGAGATCGGGCTGCGGCGCCCAGGTGATCGTACCGGGCCACGCGTGCATGACTTCCGTCATCGCTTCGCCATCCGGACGTTGCTCGACTGGTATCGCGAAGGCAAGGACGTCGAACAGCAACTCCCAGCGCTCGCCACTTACCTCGGCCACGCCTGCGTGCGCGATACTTGCTGGTCTCTCTCGGCCTGCCCAGAGTTGATGGAAGAAGCGGCGCAGCGTCTCGATCAGCGATTGGAGGTGACGCCATGAAGCCCGCCTGCAATGTCGCCACGTTGATCGAGCGCTTCTTCACCGAGCGCCTCATGCGCCAGCGCAATGTTAGCGGCAACACGATCGCCTCCTACAGAGACACGTTCCGGCTGCTGTTCATGTTCGCACAGGTGCGGCTGCGGAAGTCCCTATCGGCCCATACCGAGCGAGCGTCACGACAAGCGACAGGTGCACTTTCTGACGCGTCCCGAGATCGAGGCGGTTCTCGCCGCGCCCGATCGAACAACGTGGCTGGCGCCACGATCACACCTTGCTGCTGGTCGCGGCTCAAACAGGCTTACGCCTCTCAGAGCTGACTGGCCTTGACCGGGATGCCGTCCACCCCGGGTCTGGCGCACACGTACGATGCGTCGGAAAGGGCGGAAGGAGCGGACCACTCCGCTGACCACACTCTCGGTGTGTATGCTCCAGGCATGGCTCAAGGAAGCGTTGCGGAACGGAGCAACAGCGTTGTTCCCGAACGTGGAAGGGGGCCGGCTCAGTGCCGACAGCTTCCAGTCGCTGCTGGCGTGTCGCTCACAAGAGTTGCCCGTCTTTGAAGGCCAAGAGCGTGTCGCCGCACGTGCTGAGGCACAGCGCTACGATGGAACGTCCAATGCTCGGTCAGGTTGACTTGAAAGTCGACCCGGTTCTCAGATCAAGCAAATCCACTTGGTCACCGTCCGATTCTCTGGCACATCATGAAGGGATACCCACTGGCTTCTAGTTATAAGAGATGAGAAAGTCATCAAGCCCTACTAACAACTGAGCGGCTTTGGCCAAGCGCGTTCCCCATCCCGGACAGAATGACGACCTTCATTCTTACCTCCAAAAGCCGCCAGGAAACTCGCCACTGGGTGAGCTGAATTTGCTCTGTCCGCGCGTGCGAGGATCCCGCTTGTAGGGAACCCCGATCTGCTCGACCCCTAGTCCGGCGATCATACCGCGCAGGTACGGACTCGGCGCGTTCATTCTCGTCAGTGCGTCGAGGACCGCGCGATCGATCGAAGTCGCCTGCGTCCCTGGGAATGGGATACTCGCTCAATTTGTTGATTGTCCAGTAGCCAAGCTGCCGAAACAGATTTATCGTGGCGCCTTCCGCTCGCACCCAGCGAATACCTTAAACAACCCGGTGGCCCGATCGCCACAAGTCAAGGAAATCAGCAAGAAGTTCGGGCGGATCCGGGAGGTCGGCATCGATCTGCATCACGGCTTCGCCGCGCACATGCAGATACTTGGCGAGAATCGACCGCTGAAACCCGACGTTCTTGCTGAAGCGAATGGCCCTTACGCGGGAGTCCTTGCTCGCCAACTGCGAGAGCTTCGTCCAGGTCAGATCACTCGAATGGTTATCGCTGAACACGAATTCAAGTGTGCAGCGCCCGCCATCGTTTCTCCCAGACGGCAAAGTCGCTCGTACAGCGCATCGAGATTGTCGGCCTCATTGAGGACTGAAATGGCGATCGTGATCAGCGGGAGGGACGATTGTCGATCACTGTGGGTCTTGGACGGAGCTTCCTGGGTCATCAATCGACATAGACCCTTAGATATTCAGCGATCGCCGGGCACGCGTCCTTGAACTCGATGTCTCGAACGAGCGGCGACGGCGAACACACAACGTCTAAATTCTCAGGATACGCCATCGGCCGGGCGCCCAGCCGAAACTTGTCAAGGCAGCCGAAGGCTGCAAAGATATGAGTGGCAATCGCAGAGGCGGATTGGCTGTCCGTGGTTGAGATCAAACGCGCCGTTGATATCCGACTGCAGCAAGTGGATGATTGCGCTTACGTCGTCGGCGACGTGATGATACTCGCGCAATTGCGTTCCGTGAGATATCTCAAATTGCGCCTTGCGCGCAATGGCGTCGCGCATCTGTCCGAGGAAAATGTGACCGCTAGGTGGACCTCCGCCATATAGGGTATGCATCCGGATGTGGATGACTCTTCCCCATCTGGCGGAAAAGTCCTCGATAAAATCCCCTAATCGAACCTTGCTGGCCACATAGAGATTGTCGGACTGGTCCGCCCAGGAAGCATCAGCAAAGGCCAAACCGTCGGTGAACAGGCGCTCAGCTAACGCAAGATATCCGGAAAGGGGTTCGAGCACATGTTGCCACGGACGAACAGCGGTCGGCGAGCCGATTTTTGCCACTTCCCCCACTGAAAGGGCGCGCAGGATGTCGGGGATCAAGCGATCCTGGGCCCAGTCGCCACCACCGATGACGTTGCCGGCACGGGCTGTGGCCAGCGCTACCGTGTGGCCCTCATTGCGCCCCGGGGTGGAAAAGGAATCGCGGAAGGCCGAGGGATACAAGCTCGGCACAGGCCTTACTGTTGCTATAAGGATCACGTCCGCCGAGCCGATCGTTTTCACGATAGCCCCAGATCCATTCACGGTTCTCGTAGCACTTGTCAGAGGTGATGTTGAGCACGGCGCGGACCGGGTTTACCTGCCGAACAGCCTGCAACAAGTGCACCGTTCCCATGACATTGGTGCGATACGTCTCATTTGGATTGGCATAGGAATAGCGCACCAGTGGTTGTGCGGCCATGTGGATAACGATATCGAGCACAGCGCGACGAAGCGTGCCAAGCAAATGGTCGTAGTTGGTCACGTCGCCCAGAATCGACTCGATGCCAGCCCGACGCGAGCGATTTCAAAGAGGCACGGCGTCGCGGGCAGCGGGGCCATGGCTTAACCGGTCACCCGAGCGCCGAGATGTTGTAACCAAAGCGCAAGCGCGAGCCCTTGAAGCCCGTGTGCCCCGAGACGCGCTTGCCCATCCAGAAGTCGCTCACTCCTCCCACACTTTCCACGGAGCCTTGCTTTCAATCCAGAGCGCATCAAGAAATGTCTTGTCGCGCAGAGTATCCATGGGTTGCCGGAAGCCATGGCGCTGGTAGGCCGAAAGCTGTTGCTGCTCAGCCAAGGCTGCGAGCGGCTCGCGCTCCCAAACAGTGGAGTCGCCGCCACCAGGTCAATTGCTTTCGGCGAGAGCACGAAGAAGGCTACCATTGATCATCCTCCCATCACCCCGGGGCTTTTCCTTGAAAGTGGCGACGCGGTGATCAGCACGAATTTTCGAGTGCACCAAAACGGCCAGGCGGATAGGTAGCAGTTAGGGTGGCGAGCGTACCTTGGCGACGGTGGAAGGCGATCAATGCGGTTATGTCGATATCTCCCACATCATCTCCATAGGTCAAACAAAAAGCGTCGTCATCGATCAGGTAATTAGGGACTCGCTTGAGCCGACCACCAGTCATCGTCTTCTCGCCAGTATCAACCAATGTCACCTTCCGGGGTTCGGCATGGTGCCGATGAACCTCCATGCAGTTTCTTGTCATGTCAAAGGTAACATCCGACACGTGCAGGAAGTAGTTGGCAATGTATTCCTTAGTCAGATGGCCCTTGTAGCCGCAGCAGATGATGAACTCGTTGATTCCATAGTGCGAGTAGATTTTGGGGATGTGCCACAGAATCGGCTTGCTACCGATCTCGATCATGGGCTTGGGCCGAAGATGGGTTTTCTCCGAGATTCGGATTCCAAGACCACCCGCGAGGATCACAGCTTTCACTGTTGGCTCTATTTCTGGAAATCCGACCGTTGTCGCCTAGCGTCACGGCAGGATTGCTCCGCCAGCGCGGCGGGGCGTACGGGCTTCAACAGAAACTGCCTGACGGGTTTCGGATAGTCCCCTTCAAAGATGCGAGGATCCCACGTAGCAGCGACAACCCAGCTCAACTCAAGGTCAATGAAGGGGCGCTCGAACGTAGCGGCGACGACGTAGTCCGACTGCCCCGCTCCAAAGGAGGCTAAGACACTGGCTTGCTCAAGATGAAGAGGGCCGTCAGGCTCGATTAGTATCCACGCTTTGGCAAGATCGGCGCAATCCTCAAGTCCGAGCGTGCTCACCGCAACCGCACTGCTGCCCCGATATCCCCCAAACAGCCACGGTAGACCGAGCGCTCGCGTCTCGAGCACATACAGCAAGCTCGCCCCGAGGCCAGCGAGATTGACCATGGGGGCACCGCTATCAAGGCCAGCTGCACGAGCCTGGGCTATGGCCGGGGCGAGATAGTCGCGGAAGGATTGCGAGAGCACCAGCTTTCCACCGCCCCGCATTGTCATGATAGCGGTATAAGAGCGCAAATCTTTCACTTGGCCGTGCGGCTTGAGGAGGCCAGCATTGACGACAGATGCAGTCAGCAACTGTGCGAACACCATCAGGGGAACTAGGGTGACGAGGCTGCGCTCCTGTTGCGCAAGAGGGCTCAGAAAGGCAACGACCGCGAGCATCCAAAACAAGGCTGCAAACCCAGCGATGCCCCAGTAATTAACATTGGAGCCCAGTGCTTGCAGGTGCGGCAGGACTAAAAAAATCAGCGCTAGAGCGATGCTTCTGGGAGTCTGGGTGCGCAGAACCAATCCCTGATGATAGAACGTCGCGCCAAGGCATGTCAATGTCGGCACCAGGAACAACAGGTCCGCTCGGGGCTTGATGCTGATCGGATCGATCCCCAAGACGGCAATCGCTATTGTTACGATCAACACCGCAGCGAGAGACAGCGATTGGAGCAACTTGTGCGTCGCCCCGATGAACATGCTAAGCAGAAGAGCTGTCGCCACTAACACAGCGATAGCGATCCCGGATCGACTGGTGGGGAGCCGATCGATCCGAAACATGCGAGACACCTCATGCCCGCTACCCAACAGGATTTCAGTCTCAGCGGTGTTGACCATACGGCTAACCAGCCCCGTGATGCCGCCGTCAATCAAGTATGCTGTAACGATCAATAGAGCGAGAGCGACCAGCGCCGCGCCAAGCATGGGCAGCAGCGACTTTCGGCGCAAAAAGACCACATAGAGAATAACGATGAGAGCAATGGCCGCAGCGGTTGTCGGCCTGGCCATGAAGCAGCCCCAGCCGCCAACGCCAACCAGAATCCCCCCCAAGACCTGCCGCAGGCGCCCTGGCCGATCGGCTAGCAGCAAGCCGATCATCACCATCGAGATCGACTGAATATTCAGTGTATGGTAGTTCGGCGTGAGCCGCAGCCGGGTGAAAAAGGCGAGTAATGCCATACTGGCGATCCCTGCCGATAGCACCGCCGCATACGGCCAGGCCACCGTCCAGAGGCGCCGGATCACAAGAAAGCTGAGAATCCAGCCCAGCGCCATGGTAAGCGTGACGTTCGCCATACGAAGCACTGCGATGTCGCCTCCGGCCCACTTATATGGCCAGTGATAGACGAAACCAAAAAGGCTCGGTGGCATATTGATTGCGTAGGCGAATGGGTTCGCGATGGAGTTGAGGTAAAAACCTTCGTCGTTGAGACTGAGACCGTAGCTGGTGTAATATAGCAGCCAAGCGAAAAGGATCGCTGTGGTAACGGCGGACAGAGCCAGCAAAGTCCGATCCAGCAAGACTGACAATGATCTTCCAATAGTAAAGTAGTTATCTCTCAGCACAGATCGCTTCCCGCCACTCACAGAC
The DNA window shown above is from Bradyrhizobium sp. ISRA464 and carries:
- a CDS encoding glycosyltransferase; this translates as MPSGRNDGGRCTLEFVFSDNHSSDLTWTKLSQLASKDSRVRAIRFSKNVGFQRSILAKYLHVRGEAVMQIDADLPDPPELLADFLDLWRSGHRVV
- a CDS encoding NAD-dependent epimerase/dehydratase family protein, with the protein product MYPSAFRDSFSTPGRNEGHTVALATARAGNVIGGGDWAQDRLIPDILRALSVGEVAKIGSPTAVRPWQHVLEPLSGYLALAERLFTDGLAFADASWADQSDNLYVASKVRLGDFIEDFSARWGRVIHIRMHTLYGGGPPSGHIFLGQMRDAIARKAQFEISHGTQLREYHHVADDVSAIIHLLQSDINGAFDLNHGQPIRLCDCHSYLCSLRLP
- a CDS encoding GDP-mannose 4,6-dehydratase — encoded protein: MTNYDHLLGTLRRAVLDIVIHMAAQPLVRYSYANPNETYRTNVMGTVHLLQAVRQVNPVRAVLNITSDKCYENREWIWGYRENDRLGGRDPYSNSKACAELVSLGLPRFLFHPGAQ